One stretch of Bosea vaviloviae DNA includes these proteins:
- a CDS encoding amino acid ABC transporter permease: MLLLEFRNFLLAGFVNTLLLSLVLTAGATLCAVLFTVALSTRSTVLTGFVYGLVECLRDVPLMVTVLLAYFVLPKAGISLNPFWSSALSISLWGGANGAHIIRAGLTAVPKGQREAADAFGLRGWRKLVLVVLPQAMPVIIPPYVGLVTGLVQASSLGAVIGVEEVFRAGQVIIEQTTLTRGGSPAYLVYGFLLVIYFVLCWLISLVGRRCEQYFTRHLTVADEASPLPRGTTQVVPA; the protein is encoded by the coding sequence ATGCTGCTCCTGGAGTTCCGGAATTTTCTGCTGGCGGGCTTCGTCAACACGCTGCTGCTGTCGCTCGTGCTCACGGCGGGCGCCACCCTATGCGCCGTCCTGTTCACGGTCGCGCTGTCGACGCGCTCGACGGTCTTGACCGGCTTCGTCTACGGCCTCGTCGAGTGCCTGCGCGACGTCCCGCTGATGGTCACCGTGCTGCTGGCTTATTTCGTGCTGCCGAAGGCCGGCATCTCGCTCAATCCCTTCTGGTCGAGCGCGCTCAGCATCTCGCTTTGGGGCGGCGCCAATGGCGCGCATATCATCCGCGCCGGCCTGACCGCCGTTCCGAAAGGGCAGCGCGAGGCCGCCGACGCATTCGGCCTGCGTGGTTGGCGCAAGCTCGTTCTGGTCGTCCTCCCGCAGGCGATGCCTGTGATCATCCCTCCCTATGTCGGCCTGGTGACGGGCCTCGTGCAGGCGAGCTCGCTCGGCGCGGTGATCGGAGTGGAGGAGGTCTTTCGCGCTGGTCAGGTCATCATCGAGCAGACCACGCTCACGCGGGGCGGCAGTCCAGCCTATCTCGTGTACGGCTTTCTGCTCGTCATCTATTTCGTGCTGTGCTGGCTGATTTCTCTGGTCGGGCGTCGCTGCGAGCAATACTTCACCCGGCATTTGACGGTAGCCGATGAAGCCTCCCCTCTGCCGCGAGGTACGACACAAGTCGTGCCTGCCTGA
- a CDS encoding DUF4286 family protein yields the protein MSLSGSGVIAIWNDITDEGRANFYEWHDREHIPERVGTTGFLRGRRYIALSGTPDYFTLYEVQDRAVLTAPEYLARLNSPTEWTTRSVKHFLNTSRSLCDVELSLGAGSGGVIGTIRFDCDPKHDATILETLSNAVLPEIVKAPAICAAHLCRADEGASNLKTAEQRGRAANMVPRWVVIVEGATREAVDEVLAMHLPPAIFAELGAPDILSGVYRLQHDRLAAT from the coding sequence ATGTCTTTGTCAGGGTCAGGTGTTATCGCGATTTGGAACGATATCACCGACGAAGGACGCGCCAATTTCTATGAATGGCACGATCGGGAACATATTCCTGAACGTGTCGGCACGACCGGCTTCCTGCGCGGCCGCCGCTATATCGCGCTGTCGGGAACGCCGGACTATTTCACGCTCTACGAGGTCCAAGATCGCGCCGTGCTGACCGCGCCGGAATATCTGGCTCGTCTAAACAGCCCAACCGAATGGACCACGCGCTCGGTCAAGCATTTCCTGAACACCTCACGGTCGCTGTGCGATGTCGAGCTTTCTCTCGGCGCAGGGTCGGGCGGCGTCATCGGCACCATCCGCTTCGACTGCGACCCCAAGCACGATGCAACCATCCTGGAGACGCTCTCGAACGCCGTCCTGCCCGAGATCGTGAAGGCGCCCGCCATCTGTGCGGCACATCTCTGCCGGGCCGACGAGGGCGCCAGCAACCTCAAGACGGCCGAGCAACGCGGGCGCGCCGCTAATATGGTACCGCGCTGGGTCGTCATCGTCGAAGGGGCGACCCGGGAAGCGGTGGACGAGGTCCTGGCAATGCATCTGCCTCCCGCGATCTTCGCCGAACTCGGGGCTCCGGACATCCTGAGCGGCGTCTATCGCCTGCAGCACGACCGTCTCGCCGCCACGTGA
- a CDS encoding Gfo/Idh/MocA family protein translates to MKIAVFDVSHWHFPLYLAALADPGIEIVGISDSANFAGTRFAEQLHCKLYGSNEALLEQDFDFALVFSRHSEMAALAERLILRGVPFLIEKPCGLDLQEVRRIRRLSEERRVYVSVPFIMRVSDLAERLSPAEGLTPEGFQHLSFRFIVGPVGRYEKGGCGWMLDKRQAGGGSTLNVGVHFIDLVAALTGSPITAVSAAMRAHRPDVTVEEQSVFTCTNAAGQIAVIETGYMYPSTAEDQRDFAFSISHTASYIRGYADQFYVKDRDRPQGRSTTVEYNTDAFYSAFLRRSWFDLAAGRAPVAGLREAEHAVAVVEAGYRSAAQRGAFEIVDHRQ, encoded by the coding sequence ATGAAAATCGCCGTTTTCGACGTAAGCCACTGGCATTTTCCGCTCTATCTCGCCGCTCTGGCCGATCCGGGGATCGAAATCGTCGGCATCTCCGATTCCGCGAATTTCGCCGGCACACGGTTTGCGGAGCAGTTACATTGCAAACTCTACGGGTCCAACGAGGCTCTTCTCGAACAGGACTTCGATTTCGCTCTAGTATTCAGCCGCCATTCCGAGATGGCGGCGCTGGCCGAGCGTCTGATCCTTCGCGGCGTTCCCTTCCTGATCGAGAAGCCCTGCGGACTCGATCTGCAGGAAGTTCGGCGGATCAGGCGGCTGTCGGAGGAACGCAGGGTCTATGTCAGCGTGCCCTTCATCATGCGGGTTAGCGATCTGGCGGAGCGCCTGTCGCCTGCCGAGGGGCTGACGCCGGAAGGCTTCCAGCATCTTTCGTTCCGCTTCATCGTCGGCCCGGTCGGCCGTTACGAGAAGGGGGGCTGCGGCTGGATGCTCGACAAGCGTCAGGCGGGTGGCGGGTCCACGCTGAATGTCGGGGTGCACTTCATTGATCTTGTCGCCGCCCTGACGGGCAGCCCGATCACTGCCGTTTCAGCCGCGATGCGCGCGCACCGGCCCGATGTGACCGTCGAGGAGCAATCCGTCTTCACCTGCACGAACGCGGCGGGCCAAATCGCCGTGATCGAGACCGGCTACATGTATCCGTCTACGGCCGAAGACCAGCGGGATTTCGCGTTCTCGATCTCGCACACAGCGTCTTACATCCGCGGATATGCCGACCAGTTCTACGTTAAGGACCGTGATCGGCCGCAGGGGCGGTCCACCACGGTCGAATACAACACCGATGCATTTTATTCGGCGTTCCTGAGACGGAGTTGGTTCGATCTGGCCGCCGGGCGGGCTCCAGTCGCCGGCCTGCGCGAGGCAGAGCACGCGGTCGCCGTCGTCGAGGCGGGCTACCGCTCCGCCGCCCAGCGCGGCGCGTTCGAGATCGTCGATCATCGGCAGTAG
- a CDS encoding SDR family NAD(P)-dependent oxidoreductase, producing MGTSSRRLISPRGIAPACSVSRVMRSKQRSTRDLTRRISPRYRRFWNVVPLARRVSNCKPSAAGSTLASTPEKVMTSNRRELSDKIAVVTGAGRGLGRAIASVLAERGAHVIVNDRSLEPAEEAVEIIRGQGGQASAIAFDVSQTTEVEAAFGRILAEHGRVDILINNAGIGDFVPFPEITSEKWDRMLDIHLKGSFNCCQAVLASMKARKSGKIVNISSVAGKRGDFIGNAHYTAAKAGIIGLTKSLALYAAPFEINVNAIAPGLFATELTSEMSADMKATTISRIPAGRLGRPEEIGRAVAFLVSDDASYIFGETLSVNGGSYMD from the coding sequence TTGGGCACGTCGAGCCGCCGGCTGATCTCGCCCAGGGGCATCGCACCGGCATGCTCGGTGAGCAGGGTGATGAGGTCGAAGCAGCGCTCGACGAGGGATTTGACAAGGCGCATATCACCACGCTATCGACGCTTCTGGAACGTCGTTCCACTAGCACGGCGCGTGTCAAACTGCAAACCATCTGCGGCCGGATCGACGCTTGCATCAACACCGGAGAAGGTCATGACGTCAAATCGGCGGGAGCTGTCCGACAAGATCGCCGTCGTGACGGGCGCGGGCCGCGGCCTGGGACGCGCGATTGCCTCCGTTCTCGCCGAACGTGGAGCTCATGTGATCGTCAACGACCGCTCGCTCGAGCCGGCCGAGGAAGCTGTCGAGATCATCCGCGGACAGGGCGGCCAGGCCAGCGCTATCGCCTTCGACGTCTCTCAGACGACCGAGGTTGAGGCTGCCTTCGGTCGGATCCTCGCCGAACATGGCCGGGTCGATATCCTGATCAACAATGCCGGCATCGGCGACTTCGTCCCCTTTCCGGAGATCACCTCTGAGAAGTGGGATCGAATGCTCGACATCCATCTCAAGGGGTCGTTCAACTGCTGCCAGGCGGTCCTAGCTTCGATGAAGGCGCGCAAATCCGGCAAGATCGTCAACATCAGCTCGGTCGCCGGAAAACGCGGCGACTTCATCGGCAACGCGCATTACACCGCAGCAAAGGCTGGCATCATCGGCCTGACGAAATCCCTCGCGCTCTACGCGGCTCCGTTCGAGATCAACGTCAACGCCATCGCGCCGGGCCTGTTCGCGACCGAACTGACCTCGGAGATGAGCGCCGACATGAAGGCGACGACCATCTCCCGCATTCCCGCCGGCCGGCTCGGGCGCCCCGAGGAAATTGGGCGCGCGGTCGCGTTCCTGGTGTCGGACGACGCGAGCTACATCTTCGGCGAGACTTTGAGCGTGAACGGCGGCTCGTACATGGATTGA
- a CDS encoding IclR family transcriptional regulator, translated as MPLGEISRRLDVPKSAAHRLLATLCELGWAEQDPDSGFYRLSLRLAVIGQRLLVGTRIPDICQPILDRLANTTEGLGRIAIVTPDGLTWIAHSQGARSGLIYQPELVARVPLHTTANGKAWLTTLDRNEALARAVASGLGDTSIGGPRAITTKTTFSAALDETEERGWAVALEEAEAGVAAIAAVIRVGEQVVGTVSVAGPIHRFSPVMHPQVAEKVKSAAQELSALWPYRIAAPLRPATTARAATS; from the coding sequence ATGCCCCTGGGCGAGATCAGCCGGCGGCTCGACGTGCCCAAGAGCGCAGCCCACCGGCTTTTGGCGACCCTCTGCGAGCTGGGCTGGGCGGAGCAGGACCCCGATAGCGGCTTCTATCGCCTATCGTTGCGCCTGGCCGTGATCGGTCAGCGCCTGCTGGTTGGCACGCGGATCCCCGATATCTGTCAGCCGATCCTCGATCGGCTCGCCAACACGACGGAAGGCCTGGGCCGGATCGCCATCGTCACCCCGGATGGCCTAACCTGGATCGCGCATTCGCAGGGCGCCCGTTCGGGCCTGATCTACCAGCCGGAACTTGTCGCCAGGGTGCCGCTGCACACGACCGCCAACGGAAAGGCCTGGCTGACCACGCTCGACCGGAACGAAGCGTTGGCCCGCGCCGTTGCCAGCGGTCTCGGCGATACCTCCATCGGCGGCCCCCGCGCGATCACGACAAAAACCACGTTCTCGGCGGCTCTGGACGAAACGGAGGAACGCGGCTGGGCCGTCGCGCTCGAAGAGGCGGAAGCCGGCGTGGCGGCGATCGCGGCTGTCATTCGAGTCGGCGAGCAGGTCGTCGGGACCGTCAGCGTGGCGGGCCCGATCCACCGGTTTTCGCCGGTCATGCATCCGCAGGTGGCGGAGAAGGTCAAGTCGGCGGCCCAGGAGCTGTCGGCTCTTTGGCCCTATCGGATCGCCGCGCCGCTTCGCCCGGCGACGACCGCAAGAGCCGCGACCTCATAA
- a CDS encoding ABC transporter ATP-binding protein, with the protein MANVELRSVRKAYGAAAVLHGVSVDINEGEFVTLVGPSGCGKSTLLRMIAGLEGITGGEIRIGGRAVNNVPPKERDIAMVFQNYALYPHMTVAENMGFSLKLKKAPREEREAQVRRAAEILSLSKLLDRYPRQLSGGQRQRVAMGRAIVRSPQVFLFDEPLSNLDAKLRVQMRTEIKELHQRLKTTTVYVTHDQIEAMTMADKIVAMHDGTVEQVGAPLELYDKPTNMFVAGFIGSPAINFLKGRREQDRFLLDGGFSLPLPPQSDHLPSDDIVYGVRPEHFVPSAEGLPLTVAVVEPTGSETQVIARHGSQSIVCLFRDRALPEVGETIRVMPDVSRIHLFKESDGRRLS; encoded by the coding sequence ATGGCCAATGTAGAACTCAGATCTGTTCGCAAGGCCTATGGCGCCGCAGCTGTGCTCCATGGCGTCTCTGTCGATATCAACGAAGGCGAGTTCGTCACGCTGGTCGGCCCCTCCGGATGCGGGAAATCGACCCTACTGCGCATGATCGCAGGCCTGGAAGGCATTACCGGCGGGGAGATCCGTATCGGCGGGCGCGCGGTGAACAACGTTCCTCCCAAGGAGCGGGATATTGCCATGGTGTTCCAGAACTACGCGCTCTATCCCCATATGACAGTTGCCGAGAATATGGGTTTCTCCCTGAAGCTGAAGAAGGCTCCGCGCGAAGAGCGCGAGGCGCAGGTACGCCGAGCGGCCGAAATCCTCAGCCTTTCCAAGCTGCTCGATCGCTATCCCCGTCAGCTTTCGGGCGGACAGAGGCAGCGCGTGGCGATGGGCCGCGCGATCGTCCGAAGCCCGCAGGTCTTCCTCTTCGACGAGCCGCTCTCCAATCTTGACGCGAAGCTGCGCGTGCAGATGCGCACCGAGATCAAGGAGTTGCACCAGCGCCTCAAGACCACGACGGTCTATGTGACCCACGACCAGATCGAGGCCATGACCATGGCCGACAAGATCGTGGCGATGCACGATGGGACCGTCGAGCAGGTGGGGGCACCGCTCGAACTCTACGACAAGCCCACCAACATGTTCGTGGCTGGCTTCATCGGCTCGCCTGCGATCAACTTCCTCAAAGGGCGTCGCGAACAGGACCGCTTCCTGCTCGATGGCGGGTTTTCCCTGCCCCTGCCGCCGCAGTCGGACCACCTGCCTTCAGATGATATCGTCTACGGGGTTCGCCCGGAGCATTTCGTGCCAAGCGCGGAGGGCTTGCCGCTGACCGTCGCGGTCGTCGAGCCGACGGGCTCCGAGACGCAGGTGATCGCGCGGCACGGGTCGCAGAGCATCGTCTGCCTGTTCCGCGATCGCGCCCTGCCCGAGGTGGGCGAGACCATCCGGGTCATGCCCGATGTCTCCCGCATCCACCTGTTCAAGGAAAGCGACGGCCGACGCCTGTCCTGA
- a CDS encoding carbohydrate ABC transporter permease produces MSETAIQAETLKARSGPRLTVAPYVWFGPAILILFLVTLYPSIFVTWLSFQKTRYYELVGFVGLANYAEVLGSSAFWDTTFVSMTYVVGSLAGALILGMAAALVLNDAGRTGSVLRVFILFPWTLSMSVVGSIWLWLLNPSFGPIPYLMQTLGLDPGLMLGDPGLALPLIIFVTAWWSFPYVMVMATAAMQSIPKELYEAVEIDGGGPWIKFRYVTLTQILPTLGSTALTLSIMYLTLMTLIIVMTGGGPLGSTTTLSFEAFRGTIQAVNIGPTAVVSIVVLLINVALGALYTRLSGRVTG; encoded by the coding sequence ATGTCAGAGACCGCCATCCAGGCAGAGACCCTTAAGGCACGAAGCGGACCTCGTTTGACCGTGGCACCATACGTTTGGTTCGGGCCGGCCATCCTGATCCTGTTCCTCGTCACCCTTTATCCGTCGATCTTCGTGACTTGGCTGAGCTTCCAAAAGACCCGCTATTACGAACTGGTCGGGTTTGTCGGGCTAGCCAACTACGCCGAGGTCCTGGGGTCGTCCGCCTTCTGGGACACGACCTTCGTCTCGATGACCTATGTCGTGGGATCGCTGGCCGGGGCCCTCATCCTGGGCATGGCGGCGGCCCTCGTGCTGAACGACGCCGGGCGGACCGGATCGGTGCTGCGCGTCTTCATCCTGTTTCCGTGGACCTTGTCGATGTCGGTGGTCGGGAGCATCTGGCTTTGGCTGCTCAATCCCTCCTTCGGCCCCATTCCCTATCTGATGCAGACGCTGGGACTGGATCCGGGCCTGATGCTGGGCGATCCGGGGCTCGCGCTGCCGCTCATCATCTTCGTGACCGCATGGTGGTCATTCCCCTACGTCATGGTGATGGCGACCGCCGCAATGCAGTCGATCCCAAAGGAACTCTATGAGGCCGTGGAGATCGACGGCGGTGGACCTTGGATCAAGTTTCGCTACGTCACGCTGACGCAGATCCTGCCGACGCTGGGCAGCACCGCGCTCACGCTGTCGATCATGTACCTGACCTTGATGACTCTCATCATCGTCATGACCGGCGGTGGCCCGCTGGGCTCCACGACGACACTGAGTTTCGAGGCGTTCCGAGGCACCATCCAGGCGGTGAATATCGGCCCCACGGCGGTCGTGTCGATCGTCGTCCTTTTGATCAATGTCGCCCTGGGTGCGCTCTATACGCGGCTCTCTGGCCGCGTCACCGGCTAG
- a CDS encoding carbohydrate ABC transporter permease gives MSDDRPSGRLFGILASLLFAVIVLGPVAWALATSFKTEVEAVAVPPTLWPRMATLENYIKVFRDQSFFQDFWNSVAYAVGAVALALLVGIPAGYAAARFTFPGKKLLMLVILATSMVPGVALLVPTYYLLDSVGLLNSGIVVTIILSARIIPQTVWFIANFVEAVPVEIEESAFMDGATRFQIIWSLILPLIRPGIAAVATIGIVTTWNDYITVAVFAPEVAKRTLQVALVNQVFDAIGISWSYMMAFVMIASMPVILMFGFVQKWFISGLTAGAVKG, from the coding sequence ATGTCCGACGATCGCCCCTCCGGGAGGCTCTTTGGGATCCTGGCATCCCTGCTGTTTGCAGTCATCGTACTGGGCCCGGTGGCTTGGGCGCTCGCAACGTCCTTCAAAACGGAAGTGGAGGCCGTCGCCGTACCGCCGACCCTGTGGCCGCGCATGGCGACGCTTGAGAACTACATCAAGGTCTTCCGCGACCAGTCCTTCTTCCAGGATTTCTGGAATTCAGTCGCCTATGCTGTCGGCGCCGTGGCGCTCGCTCTGCTCGTCGGCATTCCAGCCGGATATGCGGCCGCGCGCTTCACCTTCCCGGGCAAGAAGCTCCTGATGCTCGTCATCCTGGCGACATCGATGGTGCCCGGCGTCGCGCTCCTGGTGCCCACCTATTACCTGCTCGATTCAGTTGGACTCCTCAACAGCGGCATCGTCGTCACCATCATCCTGTCGGCGCGCATCATTCCCCAGACGGTCTGGTTCATCGCCAATTTCGTCGAAGCGGTCCCGGTCGAGATTGAGGAATCGGCGTTCATGGACGGCGCGACACGGTTCCAGATCATCTGGAGCCTTATCCTGCCGCTGATCCGGCCGGGCATCGCCGCCGTCGCGACCATCGGCATCGTGACCACCTGGAACGACTACATCACGGTGGCGGTCTTCGCGCCCGAAGTCGCCAAGCGCACGCTTCAGGTCGCGCTGGTCAATCAGGTCTTCGACGCGATCGGCATCTCCTGGTCGTACATGATGGCGTTCGTGATGATTGCGTCGATGCCGGTCATCCTGATGTTCGGCTTCGTCCAGAAATGGTTCATTTCAGGTCTTACCGCGGGCGCCGTCAAAGGCTGA
- a CDS encoding ABC transporter substrate-binding protein, with amino-acid sequence MSIKSNFGFTTATLALTVFTGFFVSSIELARAQQTEIVYSTFLDPNNTNDPRAAAQSKMVQAFESKYPDIKIKLFVDPTGQSVARSIKSRSETPDVVRIVGFGIAEFAATGNLVQLDDLVKRDNLPNEDWLLPLSSAQVDGKLFSLPQDFRIPILFYRKGALQEAGITPPKTWDEVCAAGPKFKQASVISFAVPLGATGGLGGAQGLGEFFLSTMLPGGNGQYFAADGKIAFTKDSFIRAAQTVKDLYTKCKVTQLRSAQMGINEVHDGIRSSTIAMTNFGLYRFKTIQQQGGGDDLGWAPAPAFSETDKETVYSYHIAMNKQSKKQDVAWTFIKFMVSPEAQALAAEGGEVVSRKSAYAAPYFKTEGAKNQAQWAELISKRGRTVQYTPILSTFHTIVGEAFQKMVLRDETPDNAYAEVVKRYDEALTKSR; translated from the coding sequence ATGTCGATCAAATCAAACTTCGGTTTCACCACAGCAACGCTGGCCTTGACGGTTTTCACCGGGTTCTTCGTATCGTCTATCGAGCTTGCTCGGGCCCAACAGACGGAAATCGTCTACTCGACGTTTCTCGACCCCAATAATACCAACGATCCGCGCGCAGCGGCGCAGTCCAAGATGGTCCAGGCGTTCGAGAGCAAGTATCCTGACATCAAGATCAAGTTGTTTGTCGATCCCACCGGGCAGTCGGTCGCTCGCTCGATCAAGTCGCGCAGCGAGACCCCCGACGTCGTGCGCATCGTAGGCTTCGGCATCGCCGAGTTCGCGGCGACCGGCAACCTCGTCCAGCTCGACGACCTGGTGAAGAGGGACAACCTCCCAAACGAGGATTGGCTGCTTCCGCTCTCTAGCGCGCAGGTCGACGGAAAACTGTTCAGCCTGCCGCAGGACTTCCGCATCCCGATCCTGTTCTATCGGAAGGGCGCACTGCAGGAGGCCGGCATAACCCCCCCCAAGACCTGGGACGAGGTCTGCGCGGCCGGTCCCAAATTCAAGCAGGCCAGCGTCATCTCGTTTGCCGTGCCGCTGGGCGCCACGGGCGGCCTCGGCGGCGCCCAGGGCCTCGGTGAGTTCTTCCTCAGCACGATGCTGCCGGGTGGAAACGGCCAGTATTTCGCGGCGGACGGTAAAATCGCCTTCACGAAGGACTCCTTCATCCGCGCCGCTCAGACCGTCAAGGACCTCTACACCAAGTGCAAGGTCACGCAGCTCCGCAGCGCACAGATGGGCATCAACGAGGTGCATGACGGCATCCGGTCGAGCACGATCGCGATGACGAATTTTGGACTGTACCGGTTCAAGACCATTCAGCAGCAAGGTGGCGGCGACGACCTGGGATGGGCACCTGCGCCAGCCTTCTCCGAGACGGACAAGGAGACGGTCTATAGCTACCATATCGCCATGAACAAGCAGTCCAAGAAGCAGGACGTGGCTTGGACCTTCATCAAGTTCATGGTCTCGCCCGAAGCACAGGCGCTCGCGGCCGAGGGCGGCGAGGTCGTTTCCAGGAAGTCCGCGTACGCCGCGCCCTATTTCAAGACCGAGGGCGCGAAGAACCAGGCGCAGTGGGCCGAGCTGATCTCAAAGCGTGGTCGGACGGTGCAGTACACGCCGATCCTGTCGACCTTCCACACCATCGTCGGTGAAGCGTTCCAAAAGATGGTGCTGCGGGACGAGACGCCCGACAACGCCTATGCCGAAGTCGTGAAGCGCTACGACGAAGCTCTCACCAAGTCGCGCTGA
- a CDS encoding fumarylacetoacetate hydrolase family protein gives MKLLRYGPAGAERPALLEQDGTVRDLSEIIADVDATSVTPEVLSRIADRDPKTLPVVAQPGRIGPCIDGVGKFICIGLNYIDHARETGNEAPIEPVVFMKATSAIVGPDDDIVQPRGSTKLDWEVELGVVIGTKAKYVAEDRALAHVAGYFLANDVSERAFQTEGTGQWTKGKSCDTFGPIGPWLVTADEISDPQNLRLWLEVDGVRRQDGTTANMIFSVARIVSYLSGLMTLHPGDVIITGTPAGVGQGMKPPVYLRPGQIVTLGIEGLGEQHQTVVADAT, from the coding sequence ATGAAACTACTACGGTATGGACCGGCCGGAGCGGAAAGGCCTGCTCTGCTGGAACAGGACGGCACGGTCCGCGATCTCAGCGAAATCATCGCCGATGTCGACGCGACGAGCGTGACGCCCGAGGTTCTGAGCCGGATCGCTGATCGCGATCCCAAGACCTTGCCGGTCGTGGCCCAGCCGGGCCGGATCGGCCCCTGCATCGACGGCGTTGGCAAGTTCATCTGCATCGGCCTCAACTACATCGACCATGCCCGGGAGACCGGCAACGAGGCGCCGATCGAGCCTGTTGTCTTTATGAAGGCGACCAGCGCCATCGTCGGGCCAGACGACGACATCGTCCAGCCCCGCGGCTCGACCAAGCTGGATTGGGAGGTCGAACTCGGGGTCGTCATCGGCACGAAGGCGAAATACGTCGCCGAAGACCGGGCCCTGGCGCATGTCGCGGGCTACTTCCTCGCCAACGACGTGTCCGAGCGGGCGTTCCAGACCGAGGGGACGGGCCAGTGGACGAAGGGCAAGAGCTGCGACACCTTCGGGCCGATCGGTCCCTGGCTCGTCACCGCCGACGAGATCTCGGACCCGCAGAACCTCCGGCTCTGGCTCGAGGTCGACGGGGTCAGGCGCCAGGACGGAACGACTGCGAACATGATCTTTAGCGTGGCGCGGATCGTGAGCTATCTCAGCGGGCTGATGACGCTGCATCCCGGCGACGTGATCATAACCGGCACACCGGCCGGCGTCGGACAGGGCATGAAGCCGCCGGTCTATTTGCGTCCGGGCCAGATCGTCACGCTCGGCATCGAGGGGCTGGGCGAGCAGCACCAGACCGTGGTCGCCGACGCCACCTGA
- a CDS encoding fumarylacetoacetate hydrolase family protein → MMTPEPTLADDTEALAAALVCAHATGTRVACAGLPVPADASRAMAVQALVQGRLGLAVGGWKVALGPEQVPIAAPLLDLHTASSKIDLFPGCVIEVELAVRLGRNLPPRKTGAYERSDILAAIESVVLGIEVIGGRFDDAANVPFLSFLADHLGNRGYVVGEALPVSTLDMLADMTCAASLNGDSIHCAPAIHPAGDPLLPLLAYANRQSDGVGGLQAGQIVTTGSLCGVLPIRAAGRLKARLDQIATVSVDFVARSPA, encoded by the coding sequence ATGATGACCCCCGAGCCAACGCTCGCCGACGATACCGAAGCGCTTGCCGCCGCGCTGGTCTGCGCCCATGCTACCGGGACACGCGTCGCCTGCGCAGGGCTCCCCGTACCGGCTGACGCGAGCCGGGCCATGGCCGTCCAGGCCCTCGTGCAGGGTCGATTGGGCTTGGCCGTGGGTGGCTGGAAAGTGGCACTGGGGCCGGAGCAGGTGCCGATTGCCGCTCCGCTGCTCGATCTCCATACCGCATCGTCCAAGATCGATCTGTTCCCCGGATGCGTGATCGAGGTCGAGTTGGCCGTGCGGCTCGGCAGGAACCTGCCGCCACGCAAGACCGGCGCCTATGAGCGCTCCGACATCCTCGCCGCGATCGAGAGCGTGGTTTTGGGCATCGAAGTGATCGGTGGACGGTTCGACGACGCGGCGAACGTACCCTTCCTGTCATTCCTGGCGGATCATCTCGGCAATCGGGGCTATGTCGTCGGTGAGGCCCTGCCGGTCTCAACCCTCGATATGCTGGCCGATATGACCTGCGCGGCATCGCTTAACGGCGACTCCATCCATTGCGCGCCGGCCATTCATCCCGCCGGCGATCCGCTCTTGCCCCTGCTGGCCTATGCGAACCGGCAAAGCGACGGTGTCGGCGGCTTGCAGGCGGGCCAGATCGTTACCACCGGCAGCCTGTGCGGCGTCCTGCCGATCCGCGCCGCCGGACGGCTCAAGGCGCGGCTGGACCAGATCGCCACGGTATCCGTTGACTTCGTCGCTCGCTCGCCAGCCTAA
- a CDS encoding aconitase family protein: protein MRALRTSALRRGSCTAGKRDDFDQDHEVWAAERGLKVPGNATFYLQFGTLAVRRYCEERGYLAAFRQVGAELLNPACGRALNAGSARRQAATRS from the coding sequence TTGCGGGCTCTGAGAACGTCCGCTCTCAGGCGAGGCTCATGCACGGCCGGCAAGCGCGACGATTTCGACCAGGACCACGAAGTCTGGGCGGCCGAGCGCGGGCTCAAGGTGCCCGGCAACGCAACGTTCTACCTCCAGTTCGGCACGCTTGCGGTCCGCCGATATTGCGAGGAGCGCGGCTATCTCGCGGCCTTCCGGCAAGTGGGAGCGGAGCTTCTGAACCCAGCATGCGGGCGTGCGCTCAATGCGGGCTCGGCGCGTCGTCAGGCTGCGACGAGATCATGA
- a CDS encoding aconitase family protein, with protein MISAINRNFPGRSGRGKVWLASPATVAASAIAGEIMSFAELKELHCQAV; from the coding sequence ATGATCAGTGCGATCAATCGCAATTTTCCGGGCCGATCCGGCCGGGGGAAGGTCTGGCTGGCAAGCCCCGCGACCGTGGCTGCGAGCGCGATCGCCGGCGAGATCATGTCTTTCGCCGAGCTCAAGGAACTGCATTGCCAGGCCGTATGA